The Cellulomonas wangleii genome includes a region encoding these proteins:
- a CDS encoding copper transporter, with translation MIDFRYHIVSLISVFLALAVGIALGAGPLKETIGDTLTGQVEGLRAEKESLRSELDRTGGELAAADAFASASGERLLAGALTDRRVALVLVDDVPEDEVAALVERFTQAGAEISATVTVDAAWTDPAMATYRRTLAGTVMSYLDQPPAADAGADAELAEALVSGLVGADSAAPDALSENASSLLDVLAAGDRPLVSYAQDVTRPADAVVVVAGTPVEPADGDATAAPTPVTFDAQLALAAAAQRLSEGAVVAGTGTDGDDLVAAVRGDDALADTVTTVADVATVSGQVVVPLALAAAIADQPGHYGYGDGLQTLPPAVQLTPVDRTPVVPEADDAAAQSEVPDQAGGEG, from the coding sequence GTGATCGACTTCCGGTACCACATCGTCTCCCTCATCTCCGTGTTCCTTGCGCTCGCCGTCGGCATCGCCCTCGGCGCAGGCCCGCTGAAGGAGACCATCGGCGACACCCTGACGGGCCAGGTCGAAGGGCTGCGCGCCGAGAAGGAGAGCCTGCGATCCGAGCTGGACCGCACCGGCGGTGAGCTGGCCGCCGCGGACGCGTTCGCCTCCGCCTCCGGCGAGCGCCTGCTCGCGGGTGCCCTGACCGACCGCCGTGTCGCGCTGGTGCTCGTCGACGACGTCCCCGAGGACGAGGTCGCGGCGCTCGTCGAGCGGTTCACGCAGGCCGGTGCCGAGATCTCGGCGACGGTGACGGTGGACGCCGCGTGGACCGATCCCGCGATGGCGACGTACCGCCGGACCCTGGCGGGCACGGTCATGTCCTACCTCGACCAGCCGCCGGCGGCCGACGCCGGTGCGGACGCCGAGCTCGCCGAGGCGCTCGTCTCGGGGCTCGTCGGTGCCGACTCCGCCGCGCCCGACGCGCTGTCGGAGAACGCGTCGTCCCTGCTCGACGTGCTCGCGGCGGGTGACCGTCCCCTGGTGTCGTACGCCCAGGACGTGACCCGTCCGGCGGATGCCGTGGTGGTCGTCGCCGGCACGCCGGTCGAGCCCGCGGACGGCGACGCGACGGCCGCGCCGACGCCCGTCACCTTCGACGCCCAGCTCGCGCTGGCGGCCGCGGCGCAGCGGCTCTCCGAGGGGGCCGTCGTCGCGGGGACCGGGACGGACGGCGACGACCTGGTCGCCGCGGTGCGTGGTGACGACGCCCTCGCCGACACCGTGACCACCGTCGCCGACGTCGCGACCGTCAGCGGGCAGGTCGTGGTGCCGCTCGCGCTCGCCGCCGCGATCGCCGACCAGCCCGGCCACTACGGCTACGGGGACGGGCTCCAGACGCTGCCGCCGGCCGTCCAGCTCACACCCGTGGACCGCACACCCGTGGTGCCGGAGGCGGACGACGCCGCGGCGCAGAGCGAGGTGCCGGACCAGGCCGGCGGTGAGGGATGA
- a CDS encoding HAD-IIA family hydrolase, with translation MTARGLLGCDVPLAERYDLALVDLDGVAYRGHHPIDGASEGLAGARAAGMRLVFVTNNASREPEAVAEQLTGLDIPTRPDEVMTAAQAAAELLATRVPAGERVLVVGGAGLHTAVAAKGYRIVASADDEPVAVVQGYAADVGWAQLAEAAYAVQRGAWHVASNLDLSLPTARGFAPGNGALVGAVRAATGVEPSSAGKPSPTMYRLAVARAGASRPLVVGDRLDTDLAGARAGDMPGLHVLTGVSTARDAVLAAPGERPHYVAADLRALLTPHPEPVVDGGWWVCRGAAARVVDAVLQVDGLPDDPVDLVRAACAAAWDAADSGAGPDPASVPELLR, from the coding sequence GTGACCGCGCGCGGCCTGCTCGGCTGCGACGTGCCGCTCGCCGAGCGGTACGACCTGGCGCTCGTGGACCTGGACGGCGTCGCGTACCGGGGGCACCACCCCATCGACGGTGCGTCCGAGGGGCTGGCGGGTGCGCGCGCTGCGGGCATGCGGCTGGTGTTCGTGACGAACAACGCGTCACGCGAGCCGGAGGCGGTCGCCGAGCAGCTGACGGGGCTCGACATCCCGACGCGGCCCGACGAGGTCATGACCGCGGCGCAGGCGGCCGCCGAGCTCCTCGCGACGCGGGTGCCCGCCGGCGAGCGGGTGCTCGTGGTCGGCGGGGCAGGGCTGCACACCGCGGTGGCGGCGAAGGGCTACCGCATCGTCGCGTCCGCGGACGACGAGCCCGTCGCGGTGGTCCAGGGCTACGCCGCGGACGTGGGCTGGGCCCAGCTCGCCGAGGCCGCGTACGCCGTCCAGCGCGGCGCCTGGCACGTGGCGTCGAACCTCGACCTGAGCCTGCCGACGGCACGCGGGTTCGCGCCCGGCAACGGTGCGCTGGTCGGTGCCGTGCGGGCCGCGACCGGGGTGGAGCCGTCTAGCGCGGGCAAGCCGTCGCCGACCATGTACCGCCTGGCCGTCGCCCGTGCCGGTGCGAGCAGGCCGCTGGTCGTGGGTGACCGGCTCGACACCGACCTGGCCGGTGCGCGGGCGGGGGACATGCCGGGGCTGCACGTGCTCACGGGTGTGAGCACCGCGCGCGACGCGGTGCTCGCCGCGCCGGGCGAACGGCCGCACTACGTGGCCGCGGACCTGCGGGCGCTGCTCACGCCGCACCCCGAGCCCGTGGTCGACGGCGGGTGGTGGGTGTGCCGGGGTGCGGCCGCGCGTGTCGTGGACGCCGTCCTCCAGGTCGACGGGCTGCCCGACGACCCGGTGGACCTGGTGCGTGCCGCGTGCGCGGCCGCCTGGGACGCCGCGGACAGCGGCGCGGGCCCCGACCCGGCGTCGGTGCCCGAGCTCCTGCGCTGA
- the tyrS gene encoding tyrosine--tRNA ligase gives MTDILDELAWRGLLAQHTDLDALRAELAAGPVSLYCGFDPTAPSLHIGNLVQILTVRRLQDAGHRPFALVGGATGLIGDPKMTGERTLNSPDVVAGWVERIRAQIAPLLRFEGANAATMVNNLDWTSGLSAIDFLRDVGKHYRLGTMLAKDTVARRLHSDQGISFTEFSYQILQGMDYLELFRRHGVRLQTGGNDQWGNLLSGVELVRKVEATGVHALTTPLITKADGTKFGKTESGTVWLDPAMTTPYAFYQFWLNVDDTDVVGYLKVFTFRTREQIAELEQAVAERPAAREAQRALAHDVTALVHGEQAAEAVIAASQALFGRGELGALDAGTLGAAVAELPTARGAVGDPIVDLLAASGVVASKAAARRAVAEGGASVNNVRVASEDATLTADQLLHGRWAVLRRGKRTLAVVDVQAPDPAA, from the coding sequence GTGACCGACATCCTCGACGAGCTCGCCTGGCGCGGGCTCCTCGCGCAGCACACCGACCTCGACGCGCTCCGGGCCGAGCTGGCCGCCGGGCCCGTCTCGCTCTACTGCGGGTTCGACCCCACGGCCCCGTCGCTGCACATCGGCAACCTCGTCCAGATCCTCACGGTGCGGCGCCTGCAGGACGCGGGCCACCGCCCCTTCGCCCTCGTCGGCGGCGCCACCGGTCTCATCGGGGACCCCAAGATGACGGGGGAGCGCACGCTCAACTCTCCTGACGTGGTCGCCGGCTGGGTCGAGCGGATCCGCGCCCAGATCGCACCCCTGCTGCGGTTCGAGGGCGCCAACGCCGCCACGATGGTCAACAACCTCGACTGGACGTCGGGCCTGTCGGCCATCGACTTCCTGCGGGACGTCGGCAAGCACTACCGGCTGGGCACGATGCTCGCCAAGGACACGGTGGCCCGCCGGCTGCACAGCGACCAGGGGATCAGCTTCACCGAGTTCAGCTACCAGATCCTGCAGGGGATGGACTACCTCGAGCTCTTCCGCCGGCACGGTGTGCGGCTGCAGACCGGGGGCAACGACCAGTGGGGGAACCTGCTGTCCGGCGTCGAGCTGGTGCGCAAGGTGGAGGCCACGGGGGTGCACGCCCTGACGACGCCGTTGATCACCAAGGCGGACGGCACGAAGTTCGGCAAGACGGAGTCGGGCACGGTGTGGCTGGACCCGGCCATGACCACGCCGTACGCCTTCTACCAGTTCTGGCTCAACGTGGACGACACCGACGTCGTGGGGTACCTCAAGGTGTTCACGTTCCGCACGCGGGAGCAGATCGCCGAGCTCGAGCAGGCGGTCGCCGAGCGCCCGGCGGCGCGTGAGGCGCAGCGCGCGCTCGCCCACGACGTGACGGCGCTGGTGCACGGGGAGCAGGCGGCGGAGGCCGTGATCGCCGCGAGCCAGGCGCTGTTCGGCCGGGGGGAGCTGGGGGCGCTCGACGCCGGCACGCTCGGGGCGGCCGTCGCCGAGCTGCCGACGGCACGCGGCGCGGTCGGTGACCCGATCGTCGACCTCCTGGCGGCCTCCGGGGTGGTGGCGAGCAAGGCGGCCGCGCGCCGGGCGGTCGCCGAGGGCGGCGCGTCGGTCAACAACGTGCGCGTCGCGTCGGAGGACGCCACGCTCACCGCCGACCAGCTGCTGCACGGCCGGTGGGCCGTGCTGCGACGGGGCAAGCGGACCCTGGCCGTGGTCGACGTGCAGGCACCCGACCCCGCGGCCTGA
- the murJ gene encoding murein biosynthesis integral membrane protein MurJ translates to MTRAGLRRAVQGLLGAAAMIAVVTVVSRVLGLVRTLVLNGTVGHEAIADAYNAANLLPNVLFEVAAGGALAGAVVPLLAAPVARADRAQIDRLVSAALGWVLLVLVPLGILLAALSGVVAAVASRDDPVLAATVRYFVLVFSVQVPVYGLTVLLYGVLQAHRRFFWPAFAPVLNSLVLIATFLVYGALADGETSDPTALVPGAIDLLAWGTTAGVLAMLLPVLLPVRRLGVRMRPTLRFPDDAGPRFRALALAGVGSVAAQQLSVLVIWYVANELLPHDGRGFSAVVYAQQVYLLPYAVLVVPLATSTFPRVAAHAATGDRARFAATSAVTTRAVLTVGALGGAAVVAGGSGVARVFADLATGEGAGLAEAMGILLTWMPAGVVGLAVMFHVSRTLYAVERPRAAILTNVVGWGAVAVAVPLLVVLGDPQDPTAVLRSIGLATALGMALGGVAAVLALRHAAGGAALAGLGRTAVVALGAGVLGAVAGRGVATTVLDLVGDGALSATAAAGGGAVVAVTAVVGAVALLDRGTLTGVLRVERTPVPDATSGDPAPSGRTGPTPT, encoded by the coding sequence ATGACCCGCGCGGGCCTGCGTCGTGCTGTCCAGGGGCTGCTCGGCGCGGCGGCGATGATCGCGGTCGTCACGGTCGTCAGCCGCGTGCTCGGGCTCGTGCGCACGCTCGTCCTCAACGGCACCGTCGGGCACGAGGCGATCGCCGACGCGTACAACGCGGCCAACCTCCTGCCCAACGTGCTCTTCGAGGTCGCGGCCGGTGGGGCCCTCGCGGGCGCCGTCGTGCCGCTGCTGGCCGCGCCCGTGGCACGCGCCGACCGCGCGCAGATCGACCGCCTCGTGTCCGCGGCGCTCGGGTGGGTCCTGCTCGTCCTGGTCCCGCTCGGCATCCTTCTCGCGGCGCTGAGCGGCGTCGTGGCGGCGGTCGCGAGCAGGGACGACCCCGTGCTGGCGGCGACCGTGCGGTACTTCGTGCTGGTGTTCTCGGTGCAGGTCCCCGTGTACGGGCTCACCGTGCTGCTGTACGGCGTGCTGCAGGCGCACCGCCGGTTCTTCTGGCCGGCGTTCGCCCCGGTGCTGAACTCCCTCGTCCTGATCGCGACCTTCCTGGTGTACGGCGCGCTCGCGGACGGCGAGACGTCCGACCCGACGGCGCTCGTGCCGGGCGCCATCGACCTGCTCGCGTGGGGCACGACGGCGGGCGTCCTCGCGATGCTGCTGCCGGTGCTGCTGCCGGTGCGCCGCCTCGGCGTGCGGATGCGTCCCACGCTGCGGTTCCCGGACGACGCGGGCCCCCGGTTCCGGGCGCTCGCGCTCGCCGGTGTCGGGTCGGTCGCCGCCCAGCAGCTCTCGGTCCTCGTCATCTGGTACGTCGCCAACGAGCTGCTGCCGCACGACGGGCGCGGGTTCTCCGCGGTCGTCTACGCCCAGCAGGTGTACCTGCTGCCGTACGCGGTCCTGGTCGTGCCCCTCGCGACGTCGACGTTCCCGCGCGTGGCGGCGCACGCCGCGACGGGGGACCGCGCTCGGTTCGCCGCGACGTCGGCCGTCACGACGCGCGCGGTGCTGACCGTGGGGGCGCTGGGCGGCGCGGCCGTGGTCGCGGGCGGCAGCGGCGTGGCCCGGGTCTTCGCGGACCTCGCGACGGGCGAGGGTGCCGGGCTGGCCGAGGCCATGGGCATCCTGCTCACGTGGATGCCGGCGGGGGTCGTCGGGCTCGCGGTGATGTTCCACGTGTCCCGCACGCTCTACGCCGTGGAGCGGCCGCGCGCGGCGATCCTCACGAACGTCGTCGGGTGGGGCGCCGTCGCCGTCGCCGTACCGCTGCTCGTCGTGCTGGGGGACCCGCAGGACCCGACGGCCGTCCTCCGGTCCATCGGGCTCGCGACGGCGCTCGGCATGGCGCTCGGCGGCGTCGCGGCGGTCCTCGCTCTGCGACACGCCGCGGGAGGTGCAGCGCTCGCCGGTCTGGGGCGTACGGCGGTCGTCGCGCTGGGTGCCGGCGTGCTCGGTGCGGTCGCGGGCCGAGGTGTCGCGACCACCGTGCTGGACCTGGTGGGCGACGGCGCGCTCAGTGCGACCGCGGCCGCCGGCGGGGGCGCGGTCGTGGCCGTCACGGCCGTGGTCGGGGCGGTCGCGCTGCTGGACCGCGGCACGCTGACCGGTGTGCTCCGCGTCGAGCGCACGCCGGTGCCGGACGCGACGTCCGGCGACCCGGCACCGTCCGGACGGACCGGTCCGACCCCGACGTGA
- the recN gene encoding DNA repair protein RecN: MIDEIRIEDLGVIGRAHVRLGPGLTVLTGETGAGKTMVLTALGLLLGGRADPATVRTGATGAAVEGRVLLPAGSPALERAREAGAEVDDDGSLVVLRTVSAGTPGSPGRSRAHLGGRSVPQGVLAEIAEELVTVHGQADQMRLRSAARQRAALDAFAGPAHAEVLARHAATWAQRVRVQAELDDRVAHAQERAREAELLRLGLAEVERVAPQPGEDLELAAEAERLGNAEDLRAAAAGAHAALVGDEDAADVGAAAVVLVEEARRSLEHAGHHDRALADLATRAAEAGYLLADLAAELSAYVQDLQADPARLDAVQRRRAELTGLTRSYGEDVAAVLAWAQDASQRLLDLDGGQERVAELTEQRDALDDRLRELAATITATRAQAALRLAQAVTEELASLAMGGAHLEVVVRPADEPGPHGADHVEMLLVPHAGAPARPLGKGASGGELSRVMLALEVALATAEGSGAATPGTFVFDEVDAGVGGRAATQVGERLARLAHGTQVLVVTHLAQVAAFADRHLVVSKSLADGVDVVTESDVREVDGEERVRELARMLSGQDDSVTARAHAAELLAQSVGR, encoded by the coding sequence GTGATCGACGAGATCCGGATCGAGGACCTGGGTGTCATCGGTCGCGCGCACGTGCGGCTCGGCCCCGGGCTGACGGTGCTCACCGGTGAGACCGGCGCCGGCAAGACGATGGTGCTCACCGCGCTCGGACTCCTCCTCGGCGGGCGCGCCGACCCCGCGACCGTGCGGACCGGTGCCACGGGCGCGGCCGTGGAGGGGCGCGTCCTGCTGCCCGCGGGGTCGCCCGCGCTCGAGCGCGCCCGGGAGGCCGGCGCGGAGGTGGACGACGACGGGTCGCTGGTCGTGCTGCGCACCGTCAGCGCGGGTACCCCCGGGTCTCCGGGACGTTCCCGGGCCCACCTCGGCGGGCGGTCCGTCCCGCAGGGCGTCCTGGCGGAGATCGCCGAGGAGCTCGTGACGGTCCACGGCCAGGCGGACCAGATGCGTTTGCGCTCTGCCGCCCGGCAGCGCGCCGCCCTCGACGCGTTCGCCGGGCCGGCGCACGCCGAGGTGCTCGCGCGGCACGCCGCGACATGGGCGCAGCGGGTGCGTGTGCAGGCGGAGCTCGACGACCGGGTCGCGCACGCCCAGGAGCGTGCTCGCGAGGCCGAGCTGCTGCGCCTGGGCCTGGCCGAGGTCGAGCGCGTCGCGCCGCAGCCGGGGGAGGACCTCGAGCTGGCCGCCGAGGCCGAGCGGCTCGGCAACGCCGAGGACCTGCGCGCCGCGGCCGCCGGCGCGCACGCCGCACTCGTGGGGGACGAGGACGCGGCGGACGTCGGCGCGGCGGCCGTCGTGCTGGTCGAGGAGGCGCGGCGCTCCCTCGAGCACGCCGGGCACCACGACCGGGCGCTGGCCGACCTGGCGACCCGCGCCGCCGAGGCGGGCTACCTGCTGGCCGACCTCGCCGCCGAGCTCTCGGCGTACGTCCAGGACCTGCAGGCCGACCCGGCGCGGCTCGACGCCGTGCAGCGCAGGCGTGCGGAGCTGACCGGCCTGACCCGCAGCTACGGCGAGGACGTCGCCGCCGTGCTCGCGTGGGCGCAGGACGCCTCGCAGCGGCTGCTCGACCTCGACGGCGGGCAGGAGCGCGTCGCCGAGCTCACGGAGCAGCGGGACGCGCTCGACGACCGGCTGCGTGAGCTGGCCGCGACGATCACCGCCACCCGCGCCCAGGCCGCCCTGCGGCTCGCGCAGGCGGTCACCGAGGAGCTGGCGAGCCTGGCCATGGGTGGTGCGCACCTCGAGGTCGTCGTGCGCCCGGCAGACGAGCCCGGCCCGCACGGTGCCGACCACGTCGAGATGCTGCTCGTCCCGCACGCGGGTGCCCCGGCGCGGCCGCTCGGCAAGGGGGCGTCGGGCGGTGAGCTCTCGCGCGTCATGCTCGCCCTCGAGGTCGCGCTCGCGACCGCGGAGGGCTCCGGGGCGGCCACGCCCGGGACGTTCGTGTTCGACGAGGTGGACGCCGGTGTCGGCGGTCGCGCCGCGACGCAGGTGGGGGAGCGGCTCGCGCGGCTCGCGCACGGCACGCAGGTGCTCGTCGTCACCCACCTGGCGCAGGTCGCCGCCTTCGCCGACCGCCACCTGGTGGTCTCCAAGTCCTTGGCGGACGGCGTGGACGTGGTGACGGAGTCCGACGTGCGCGAGGTGGACGGCGAGGAACGGGTGCGCGAGCTGGCCCGGATGCTCTCCGGGCAGGACGACTCGGTCACGGCACGCGCGCACGCGGCGGAGCTGTTGGCCCAGTCCGTGGGACGATGA
- a CDS encoding TlyA family RNA methyltransferase, translating into MTTTMTRARLDSELVRRGLARSRGHAAQLLAAGRVRVDGAAVRRGATSVDDGQDVHVETDPSDPGYASRAAHKLADALDGYGAAGPVVAGRHCLDAGASTGGFTDVLLRRGAAHVVAVDVGHGQLVPRLRDDPRVEVREHVNVRDLRAGDVVPAPGLVVADLSFISLTLVIDPLLAVAEDAADLVLLVKPQFEVGRDRLGADGVVRDPRLWAQAVTTVCERVVASGAVVRDVRPSTLPGTHGNVEFVLWAQGPGAAGAGASWSAVTAAVATAVDTALDRDTLQVGAGQRSPGTGGAR; encoded by the coding sequence ATGACGACGACCATGACCAGGGCACGGCTCGACAGCGAGCTCGTCCGGCGAGGGCTCGCGCGCTCGCGCGGTCACGCCGCACAGCTGCTCGCGGCCGGCCGCGTGCGGGTCGACGGTGCCGCCGTGCGCCGCGGTGCGACGAGCGTCGACGACGGCCAGGACGTCCACGTCGAGACCGACCCCTCCGATCCCGGGTACGCCTCGCGGGCGGCGCACAAGCTCGCCGACGCCCTCGACGGGTACGGCGCCGCGGGTCCGGTCGTCGCCGGCAGGCACTGCCTCGACGCCGGTGCCAGCACCGGCGGCTTCACCGACGTGCTGCTGCGCCGCGGTGCGGCGCACGTCGTCGCGGTCGACGTCGGGCACGGGCAGCTGGTGCCGCGGCTGCGCGACGACCCGCGGGTCGAGGTCCGTGAGCACGTCAACGTCCGGGACCTGCGAGCCGGTGACGTCGTCCCGGCACCGGGCCTCGTGGTCGCCGACCTCTCCTTCATCTCGCTGACGCTCGTGATCGACCCGCTGCTCGCGGTGGCCGAGGACGCGGCCGACCTGGTTCTGCTCGTCAAGCCGCAGTTCGAGGTGGGCCGCGACCGGCTCGGCGCCGACGGCGTGGTGCGTGACCCCCGCCTGTGGGCGCAGGCCGTGACGACCGTCTGCGAGCGGGTCGTCGCGTCCGGTGCGGTGGTGCGCGACGTGCGCCCGAGCACGCTGCCCGGTACCCACGGGAACGTCGAGTTCGTGCTCTGGGCGCAGGGCCCGGGTGCGGCCGGCGCCGGTGCGTCCTGGTCGGCGGTGACGGCGGCGGTGGCCACGGCCGTGGACACCGCGCTGGACCGGGACACGCTCCAGGTCGGCGCGGGGCAGCGGTCACCGGGCACGGGAGGTGCCCGGTGA
- the steA gene encoding putative cytokinetic ring protein SteA — MRVSLRRRTPATDDAEVVGPARVDPRTKALTKRLKPGDIAVIDHLDLDRVSAEALVACQPAAVLNAARSTSGRYPNLGPEILVEAGIPLIDDLGPDVMAIAEGRVLRVVDGAVHDGDTLVAEGVAQTAQSVAAAMAEAREGLSVQLESFAANTMDYLRRERELLLDGVGVPDIDTRIEGRQVLIVVRGYHYKEDLVTLRPYIREYRPVLIGVDGGADAILDAGWRPDMIVGDMDSVSDRALRCGAEIVVHAYRDGRAPGIARVEELGVPYVVFPATGTSEDVAMLLADDKGAELIVAVGTHATLVEFLDKGRSGMASTFLTRLRVGGKLVDAKGVSQLYQHRISNLQLTLLVLAGLLALGVALASTAAGQTLIGLVGARVDDLLSWVGSLLGGSP, encoded by the coding sequence ATGAGAGTCTCCCTTCGCCGCCGCACGCCCGCGACCGATGATGCCGAGGTCGTCGGCCCGGCTCGTGTCGACCCCCGCACCAAGGCGCTGACCAAGCGGCTCAAGCCCGGCGACATCGCCGTGATCGACCACCTCGACCTGGACCGCGTGTCCGCCGAGGCGCTCGTGGCGTGCCAGCCCGCCGCCGTCCTCAACGCGGCGAGGTCGACGTCCGGCCGCTACCCCAACCTCGGACCCGAGATCCTCGTCGAGGCGGGCATCCCGCTGATCGACGACCTCGGGCCCGACGTCATGGCGATCGCCGAGGGCCGCGTGCTGCGGGTCGTCGACGGTGCCGTCCACGACGGTGACACGCTCGTCGCCGAGGGCGTCGCCCAGACCGCGCAGAGCGTCGCCGCGGCGATGGCCGAGGCGCGCGAGGGGCTCTCGGTGCAGCTGGAGTCCTTCGCGGCCAACACGATGGACTACCTGCGCCGCGAGCGTGAGCTCCTGCTCGACGGCGTCGGGGTGCCCGATATCGACACGCGCATCGAGGGTCGTCAGGTCCTCATCGTCGTGCGGGGGTACCACTACAAGGAGGACCTGGTCACGCTGCGTCCGTACATCCGTGAGTACCGGCCGGTGCTCATCGGTGTGGACGGCGGCGCGGACGCGATCCTCGACGCCGGCTGGCGTCCCGACATGATCGTCGGTGACATGGACTCGGTGTCCGACCGGGCGCTGCGGTGCGGCGCCGAGATCGTCGTGCACGCCTACCGTGACGGTCGCGCGCCCGGCATCGCCCGCGTCGAGGAGCTCGGCGTGCCGTACGTGGTGTTCCCGGCGACGGGCACCAGCGAGGACGTCGCGATGCTGCTGGCCGACGACAAGGGCGCCGAGCTCATCGTCGCGGTCGGCACGCACGCCACCCTCGTGGAGTTCCTCGACAAGGGGCGCTCCGGCATGGCCAGCACGTTCCTCACCCGGCTGCGCGTCGGCGGCAAGCTCGTCGACGCCAAGGGCGTCTCCCAGCTCTACCAGCACCGCATCTCCAACCTGCAGCTCACGCTGCTCGTGCTGGCCGGGCTGCTGGCCCTCGGTGTGGCCCTCGCGTCCACCGCTGCCGGGCAGACCCTGATCGGCCTGGTCGGCGCGCGCGTCGACGACCTGCTGTCGTGGGTCGGCTCGCTGCTCGGCGGATCGCCGTGA
- a CDS encoding NAD kinase translates to MTRRALVVRHSGRPEALDATEAVLRALRDADVEPVTASQHTTADELPPFELAVVLGGDGTILRAAELTRGTDVPLLGVNLGHVGFLAEIEPADVATAVQRLADGDYAVEERVTLDVRLVDADGTVRTAWALNEAALEKTDPARMIEVVIEVDGRPLSSFGCDGLIAASATGSTAHAFSAGGPVVWPDVRGTVMVPLAAHTLFARPLVMGPSSVLAVEVIERSPSTAVVTCDGRRQLPVARGTRMEVSVSDVPVRFARLYPAPFTTRLVQKFDLPVVGWRGARSSDEDGAS, encoded by the coding sequence GTGACCCGGCGCGCGCTCGTCGTCCGGCACAGCGGTCGGCCCGAGGCGCTGGACGCCACCGAGGCCGTGCTGCGCGCCCTGCGCGACGCGGACGTCGAACCGGTCACCGCGTCCCAGCACACGACCGCCGACGAGCTGCCGCCGTTCGAGCTCGCGGTCGTGCTCGGAGGGGACGGCACGATCCTGCGGGCCGCCGAGCTCACGCGCGGCACGGACGTGCCCCTGCTCGGCGTCAACCTCGGGCACGTGGGCTTCCTGGCCGAGATCGAGCCGGCGGACGTGGCGACCGCCGTGCAGCGCCTGGCCGACGGTGACTACGCGGTCGAGGAGCGCGTCACCCTGGACGTGCGCCTGGTCGACGCCGACGGCACGGTGCGGACCGCCTGGGCCCTGAACGAGGCGGCGCTGGAGAAGACGGACCCCGCACGGATGATCGAGGTGGTCATCGAGGTCGACGGCCGCCCGCTGTCGTCGTTCGGCTGCGACGGGCTCATCGCGGCGTCCGCGACCGGCTCCACCGCGCACGCGTTCTCGGCCGGGGGCCCGGTGGTCTGGCCGGACGTGCGCGGGACGGTCATGGTGCCGCTGGCGGCGCACACGCTCTTCGCCCGGCCGCTGGTCATGGGCCCGAGCAGCGTGCTGGCGGTCGAGGTCATCGAGCGGTCCCCGTCCACGGCGGTGGTCACCTGCGACGGCCGGCGGCAGCTGCCCGTCGCGCGGGGGACCCGCATGGAGGTCAGCGTGAGCGACGTGCCCGTGCGGTTCGCACGGCTCTACCCCGCGCCGTTCACGACGCGGCTCGTGCAGAAGTTCGACCTGCCGGTCGTGGGTTGGCGGGGCGCCCGCAGCAGTGACGAGGACGGTGCTTCGTGA
- a CDS encoding DNA-3-methyladenine glycosylase: MHLETPATGRPDDGIVPGTGVVPARSWYARDPLAVARDLLGAFVTARSPEGPVTVRLTEVEAYGGEDDPGSHAFRGRTARNAAMFAEPGRLYVYRHMGLHHCVNVVTEQAGRASAVLLRAGEVVEGVELAWARRASAGVVDNERQLARGPARLAVCLGLDLAANGADLTEPGGPVLVRKRDVAVTQSPVAAGPRVGVSGVGGDAAVHPWRLWLTGEPTVSAYRPAYRSPASADAPPGATTSA; this comes from the coding sequence GTGCACCTCGAGACGCCCGCGACGGGTCGGCCGGACGACGGCATCGTCCCCGGCACCGGCGTGGTGCCCGCGCGCAGCTGGTACGCGCGCGATCCCCTCGCTGTCGCACGCGACCTGCTCGGAGCCTTCGTGACGGCGCGCAGCCCCGAGGGCCCGGTCACCGTGCGCCTGACCGAGGTCGAGGCGTACGGCGGCGAGGACGACCCGGGCTCGCACGCCTTCCGCGGGCGGACGGCCCGCAACGCGGCCATGTTCGCCGAGCCCGGGCGTCTGTACGTGTACCGGCACATGGGGCTGCACCACTGCGTCAACGTGGTGACCGAGCAGGCGGGCCGGGCGTCGGCCGTGCTGCTGCGCGCCGGCGAGGTCGTGGAGGGCGTCGAGCTCGCCTGGGCGCGACGCGCGAGCGCCGGCGTCGTCGACAACGAGCGCCAGCTCGCCCGCGGCCCGGCACGCCTGGCGGTGTGCCTGGGCCTGGATCTCGCGGCCAACGGGGCCGACCTCACGGAGCCCGGCGGCCCGGTGCTCGTGCGCAAGCGCGACGTCGCGGTGACGCAGTCCCCGGTCGCGGCCGGGCCACGCGTCGGGGTGTCGGGCGTCGGTGGCGACGCCGCGGTGCACCCGTGGCGTCTGTGGCTGACGGGCGAGCCGACCGTCTCGGCCTACCGCCCCGCGTATCGGTCGCCGGCGTCGGCAGACGCCCCTCCCGGGGCGACGACGTCGGCCTGA